ACTTTTTCAGCAAGATGTTGACTCCTTGCTGCTGCATATAATAGAGCTTCTGTGTGCTCTTCCATTTCTGTATGAAGCGGATCTAAAATAATCGTTCTAATCTTTTCTGCTATTTTAATTCCACCCGGCTCACGAGTTACGAGGACATCATAGCCCTTATCCCTTAATCTATCACTAACTAATTGAAGGACTGTCGTTTTCCCTGCACCCTCGCCACCTTCAAATGTTATAAAATATCCGCTCACTTTGTTTCTTCTCCTTCTTCCGTTCCTGTAAAAACTTGAATCAGATTTGGGGAACGCTGTTGCATTCGAACCCCCATTTTACGCAGTTTATGGATCATTTCGACATGTGCGGTCGTAATTTCCTCCCCCTTTAGAATGAAAGCAATTCCTGGCGGGTAAGGAATAACTGCTTCAGCCGCAATATATCCGACAGCATCTTTTAAAGACAAGTATTTCGTAGGTTGCCGATTCATCGTTTGGTACGATAATGCGAGCTCCTGAATACTTACAGGAAAAAAATATTTTGTTTCTATTGTATCATGTCTCGCAACATTTTTTAATTGTTCAACAATGGTTTGTACTGCTTTTTTCAAGCGATGAAGACTTAAAAAAGGAGCCAATCCATGAACAAATAAAATCTGCTTCTCTGTCACTAACTCCGGAAAAATCTGTTGCTCCTCAAATAAATGAGCAACTTGCTTCGCAGCAACTCCGTCCTCCATCTGGATCGTAATTTTTAAAGGATCATCACTTGGTAGTAATCGCCAATATCTCGAGTCAGAAATTACCGCTTTTACCTTCTGGGTACTTTCCAATACTTTATTGATCATTTCCTCGGTAAAATTAGCTAAAAAAGCCCGAGCAATATCCAATGAAGCCATAAGCGGATAGGAAGGACTGCTTGACTGAAGCATTTGTAAATAATGCGCAATCCGCTTAGGTAAAACTCGCTCCGAATTACAATGTAAATAAGAGCTCATCGTCATTGCCGGAGCCATCTTATGTGCAGATTGGACGACTACATCTGCTCCTAACCTCAGAGCAGATGGTGGAAAAGGATCTCCCAATGAAAAATGCACTCCATGCGCTTCATCCACTAGAACAGGTATATAAAAAGAATGAGCCAGTTCAATCATTGCTTGTAAATCATATGTATTTCCAAAATAATCTGGATACGTCAATATAATCGCTTTTGCATTTGGGTAACGTTTGATCGCCTGCTCTAATACATCGATAGAGGGA
The window above is part of the Virgibacillus proomii genome. Proteins encoded here:
- a CDS encoding aminotransferase class I/II-fold pyridoxal phosphate-dependent enzyme, with protein sequence MNQQQLPLFHALQQFQSQQPISFHVPGHKNGDVFLDEAKAIFDSILNIDMTELTGLDDLHAPEGIIALAEQLAMDFFQTKQTFFLVGGSTVGNIAMILAACREGDTVIVQRNCHKSVMNGLELSGAKPVFIAPVYDECLKRFTNPSIDVLEQAIKRYPNAKAIILTYPDYFGNTYDLQAMIELAHSFYIPVLVDEAHGVHFSLGDPFPPSALRLGADVVVQSAHKMAPAMTMSSYLHCNSERVLPKRIAHYLQMLQSSSPSYPLMASLDIARAFLANFTEEMINKVLESTQKVKAVISDSRYWRLLPSDDPLKITIQMEDGVAAKQVAHLFEEQQIFPELVTEKQILFVHGLAPFLSLHRLKKAVQTIVEQLKNVARHDTIETKYFFPVSIQELALSYQTMNRQPTKYLSLKDAVGYIAAEAVIPYPPGIAFILKGEEITTAHVEMIHKLRKMGVRMQQRSPNLIQVFTGTEEGEETK